The following coding sequences are from one Rutidosis leptorrhynchoides isolate AG116_Rl617_1_P2 chromosome 11, CSIRO_AGI_Rlap_v1, whole genome shotgun sequence window:
- the LOC139876083 gene encoding uncharacterized protein, with translation MLESNKEATVAERITQNNGLSLGNWCWSRSPYGRVLNELTELNNIISSVTLSEKPDSWKCSLDPLGTYTTKSMAHLINSLKLGGNTLNMTIPRNNLLPQKVFIFIWRAFQKKIPTRFELDKRGIDLDSILCPLCESDIETIEHSLVLCPKSAQIWKHVLDWWNQDHSLISNLNDAIINKQTFTHNNLGSSIWQATKWITCYMLWKHRNAKVFSKKVWSIASILSEIQSQSFSWISKRLSKKKPIIWHQWLINPSFFVADPPHRVGIG, from the coding sequence ATGCTCGAGTCCAATAAAGAAGCAACAGTCGCTGAAAGAATCACGCAAAATAATGGACTTTCACTCGGTAATTGGTGCTGGTCACGATCTCCATACGGCCGTGTTCTCAATGAATTAACTGAACTAAACAATATAATTTCCTCCGTGACATTGTCCGAAAAACCCGACTCTTGGAAATGTTCTCTCGACCCTTTGGGCACTTACACCACCAAATCTATGGCACACTTGATAAACTCCCTTAAGCTTGGTGGTAATACCCTCAACATGACGATTCCCCGCAACAATCTACTACCACAAAAAGTCTTCATTTTCATATGGCGAGCATTTCAAAAAAAGATACCTACTAGATTCGAATTAGACAAACGTGGTATTGATCTCGACTCCATCCTTTGCCCTTTATGCGAATCGGACATAGAAACCATTGAGCATTCTCTTGTTCTTTGTCCAAAATCGGCCCAAATATGGAAACACGTACTAGATTGGTGGAACCAAGACCACTCACTAATTTCAAACCTTAATGACGCTATCATCAATAAGCAAACTTTCACACACAACAATCTCGGCTCTTCAATATGGCAAGCAACCAAATGGATTACATGTTACATGTTATGGAAACATAGAAACGCAAAAGTATTCTCCAAAAAAGTCTGGTCCATTGCATCGATCCTCTCCGAAATTCAATCTCAAAGTTTTAGCTGGATCTCCAAAAGATTGAGTAAAAAGAAACCTATCATATGGCACCAATGGCTCATCAATCCTTCATTCTTTGTGGCGGATCCCCCACATCGTGTCGGCATCGGTTGA